Genomic segment of Paenibacillus macerans:
TCCGTTAGAGTCATGCTACCAAAACGCTTAAGGAGGTTGTAGTCATGAAGTATGCCAGTTTGGGAAGAACCGGGTTGAAGGTCAGCCGTCTTTGCCTGGGCACGATGAATTTCGGGCCGGCGACGGAGGAGCAGGAGGCGTTCAAAATTATGGACGCGGCCCTTGATGCCGGGGTCAATTTTTTTGATACGGCCAATGTGTACGGCGGCCCCGAACACCGCGGGCGGACCGAGGAAATCATCGGCCGCTGGTTCGCGCAGGGCGGAGGCCGCCGCGAGAAAGTGGTGCTGGCCACCAAGGTGTACGGCCCGATGGACGATCCTCTGGACGGCCCGAACGGAGAGGCCGGGTTGTCGGCTTATAAAATCCGCCGCCATCTGGAGGCTTCTTTGCGGCGGCTCGGTACGGATCATATCGAACTGTACCAAATGCATCATATCGACCGCAACGTCACGTGGGATGAGCTTTGGAACGCTTTTGACATCGCGCAGAAACAGGGGGAAATCGGCTATGTCGGCTCGAGCAACTTTGCCGCCCGGGATTTGGTCAAGGCTCAGTATGAAGCCAAGGCGCACGGGGCGCTGGGACTCGTCTCCGAGCAGCACAAATACAGCCTGCTATGCCGGCTGCCGGAGCTGGAAGTGCTGCCCGCGGCCGGAGAGTTGGGCATCGGCGTAATCCCCTGGAGCCCGCTGGACGGGGGCATACTCGGCGGCAATCTCAACCCGCAGCCGGGATCCCGCACCGAGAAGCAGGCCGAACGGGTCGAGAAGCTGCGCCCGCAGCTGGAGCGGTTCAACAGCCTGTGCAAAGAGCTGGGCGAATCCGCAGCCACGGTGGCCTTGGCCTGGACATTGGCCAATCCGGCCGTCACGGCGCCGATTATCGGGCCGCGTACGCTGCAGCAGTTCGAGGAGACGCTGCGCGTCGTCGATGTGGAGCTGAGCGAAGATACGCTGAAGGCGATCGACGAAATTTTTCCGGGCCCGGGCGGGGAGGCTCCGAAAGCGTACGCTTGGTAATCCGCGGTTTTCATAATATGCAAAAGGCAGTCGAACGATCGGCTGTCTTTTGTTTAGGCAAATA
This window contains:
- a CDS encoding aldo/keto reductase; its protein translation is MKYASLGRTGLKVSRLCLGTMNFGPATEEQEAFKIMDAALDAGVNFFDTANVYGGPEHRGRTEEIIGRWFAQGGGRREKVVLATKVYGPMDDPLDGPNGEAGLSAYKIRRHLEASLRRLGTDHIELYQMHHIDRNVTWDELWNAFDIAQKQGEIGYVGSSNFAARDLVKAQYEAKAHGALGLVSEQHKYSLLCRLPELEVLPAAGELGIGVIPWSPLDGGILGGNLNPQPGSRTEKQAERVEKLRPQLERFNSLCKELGESAATVALAWTLANPAVTAPIIGPRTLQQFEETLRVVDVELSEDTLKAIDEIFPGPGGEAPKAYAW